AAAAAACCGGATTTGCCTACTCTGATGAACTCACGAAAAGAGATCTAGAGATTGCGGCGGATACGGCGCGGTATATCGCCAACTCCCCCAAAGGGGATTCGCCCGTTCCAGTGCCCACGCAACGACGCCCCACGAGGGATCTCTATCCGATAGAACGGGCCAAGGCCGAAGTCGCGACGTCTGAGCGTGTGGCGCTCTTGAACGAAATCGATGCGGAAGCCAGACGCTATGACCCTCGCATCAAGAACGTGATGGCGTCTTTTAACACCGAGTACAAGATAGTGGCGGTGGCCACCTCCGATGGGACCTTGGTAACCGATATTCAACCGTTATCTCGCCTGCAGATCACCTGTATCGCCGAGGACGGTGATAATCGTCAGGTAGGGAGCTTCGGTGGTGGTGGCCGGGTCGCGTTCGAATTTTATCGAGAAGGAGGACGCCATCTCGGCTACGCCCGGGAAGCGGCACGAGAGGCGATTCTCAACCTCTCGGCGGTCGATGCTCCGGCTGGTGTGATGCCGGTTGTTCTGGCCGGTGGATGGCCTGGCATTTTACTCCACGAGGCGATCGGGCACGGTTTGGAAGCCGATTTCAACCGGAAGAAAACATCGGCCTTTTCGAATCTGGTAGGCAAGCGCGTGGCATCCGACGTCTGCACGATTGTGGATGATGGAACCCTTCCCTCTCGTCGTGGTTCGTTGAACATGGATGACGAGGGAACGCCGACCAGTTGCACCACGCTCATTGAGAAGGGCATTCTCCGCCGGTATATTACCGATAAACTCAATGCACGTCTGATGGGGATTCCCTTGACTGGGAACGGTCGGCGGGAGAATTACCAGAGTGTGGTTCTGCCTCGGATGACGAATACCTTCATGTTGGCAGGCGAGTCCGACCCGCAAGACATTATCAGATCAGTCAAGAATGGGCTCTACGCCGTCTCGTTCGGAGGCGGGCAAGTCGATATTACGAACGGG
The nucleotide sequence above comes from Nitrospira sp.. Encoded proteins:
- the tldD gene encoding metalloprotease TldD — its product is MSDLIQLSKFGVTEIEAQHALDRLNVRDVDYADLYFESRTSESVSMEEGIVKRAAKSISQGVGVRATAGEKTGFAYSDELTKRDLEIAADTARYIANSPKGDSPVPVPTQRRPTRDLYPIERAKAEVATSERVALLNEIDAEARRYDPRIKNVMASFNTEYKIVAVATSDGTLVTDIQPLSRLQITCIAEDGDNRQVGSFGGGGRVAFEFYREGGRHLGYAREAAREAILNLSAVDAPAGVMPVVLAGGWPGILLHEAIGHGLEADFNRKKTSAFSNLVGKRVASDVCTIVDDGTLPSRRGSLNMDDEGTPTSCTTLIEKGILRRYITDKLNARLMGIPLTGNGRRENYQSVVLPRMTNTFMLAGESDPQDIIRSVKNGLYAVSFGGGQVDITNGKFVFSASEAYLIEDGQITKPVKGATLIGNGPEILTKVSMVGHDLKLDNGIGTCGKDGQSVPVGVGLPTIKIDEITVGGTRS